One segment of Prionailurus bengalensis isolate Pbe53 chromosome D4, Fcat_Pben_1.1_paternal_pri, whole genome shotgun sequence DNA contains the following:
- the LOC122474604 gene encoding ATP synthase F(0) complex subunit C2, mitochondrial-like produces the protein MVVCNKITPEPFSVFSALKMYTCAKFVSTPFFVRSTMLKSPETLTDESLISLADPNLLTSLIPSHSFSTSTILNDMDTAAKFTGAGASKVGVAVSGARIGTILGSLIIGYARIPSLKLKLFSYAILGFALLETMGLFCLMVAFLILFVIDRVISTSLGLSPKSRLPVCSQAAWGKVVGSGFEEGRQINTVLIRGENDPRKLTSLIYNS, from the coding sequence ATGGTAGTTTGTAACAAAATAACCCCTGaacccttctctgtcttctctgcacTGAAAATGTATACCTGTGCAAAGTTTGTTTCCACCCCCTTCTTCGTCAGGAGCACCATGCTAAAATCACCAGAGACACTGACCGATGAGAGCCTCATCAGCCTGGCAGACCCAAATCTCCTGACCTCACTTATTCCCAGTCATAGCTTCTCAACCAGCACCATTTTAAATGACATGGACACAGCAGCCAAGTTCACTGGGGCTGGGGCTTCCAAGGTAGGGGTGGCTGTCTCTGGGGCTAGAATTGGGACTATTTTGGGGAGCCTCATCATTGGTTACGCCAGGATCCCCTCTCTGAAGCTAAAGCTCTTCTCCTATGCCATTCTGGGTTTTGCCCTCTTGGAGACAATGGGGCTCTTTTGCCTGATGGTGGCCTTTCTCATCCTTTTTGTCATTGACAGAGTCATCTCCACCTCTCTGGGTCTTTCTCCAAAGTCTCGTCTGCCCGTATGTTCCCAGGCAGCCTGGGGGAAAGTGGTTGGCTCAGGGTTTGaagaaggaagacaaataaaCACTGTATTAATAAGGGGGGAAAATGACCCCAGAAAACTTACGAGCTTAATATATAATAGTTGA